In the Stakelama saccharophila genome, CGGAATATCCCGGCTGGATGCTCGAGCGGCAGGGCGAATATCGCCGCGATCAGATGGACCGGCGCCTAAGCGGACGATGAAGGTCGGGCTGCTCGGCGGATCGTTCAATCCCGCGCACGAGGCACACCGGGCGCTGTCGCTCGACGCGATGCGGGCCTTGGCGCTGGACGAGGTGTGGTGGCTGGTATCGCCCGGCAATCCGCTGAAGGACGATCGCCGCGACATGGCGCCGTTCGCCGCGCGCATGGCGTCTGCCCGCGAAATGGCGAAGCGCGCGGCGATCCGGCCCACCGATATCGAGCGGCGGCTGGGCACGCGCTACACCTGTGACACGATCCGAAAGCTCAAGCGGCGGTTTCGCCAGCATGATTTCATCTGGCTGATGGGGGCGGACAATCTCGACC is a window encoding:
- a CDS encoding nicotinate-nucleotide adenylyltransferase, which gives rise to MKVGLLGGSFNPAHEAHRALSLDAMRALALDEVWWLVSPGNPLKDDRRDMAPFAARMASAREMAKRAAIRPTDIERRLGTRYTCDTIRKLKRRFRQHDFIWLMGADNLDQFHLWRDWRGIAREVPIAVIARPGYDRRARAGVATGWLRRFVRPAGQAKNWTKWRLPALVRLRFRPDPMSATAIRAADPAWHRRFAPSPQNPARTEQT